The sequence CCACagacgcttcttcttcttcttcttcttcatctgcttcAGAAATTGCAACCCAAACTACTAAACTTAACTTCATAAAccagaaaaaactgaaaaacactAACCAAATTGAGATCCAAAATTCGTAATTACCTTCAAGAGAGAAGTCCTTAAACGTATCAATGGTGAAGGATCTGACATGATCGATTAACTCATCAGTTACTCCCAAAAACTCatctttaccttcttctttAACATTCGATCCATTCACCAAGTTATTCCCATCTGACGATTTAGTCTTCTCTCTTAAAAAACTCCGTCGAATCCTCGAAGCTATATTCATTGCTGGAtcctctgaagaagaagaagaagaagaagaaaatctcCAATGCCTTGAGCAAAAAAAActgagtttttaaattttttaatttagagtttttattGGGCCTGGGCCTAAAAAAGGCCCaataaattagggtttagagaagctgaaaccctaatttcgccATCGTATATAAATCCGCCGTTGAAGTAAAAGCCGAGACCTTTGCGAAGAGCGGAAGCTAAGGTAAGAAGCAAATCGAAGCCGAGAAGAAATGGTGTCTGGGTCAGGGATATGCTCCAAGCGTGTCGTGGTTGATGCACGTCACCACATGTGTGGTCGTCTTGCTTCGATCACAGCTAAGGAACTGCTCAATGGACAGAGTGTCGTGGTCGTCCGATGTGAGGAGATTTGTTTGTCTGGTGGTTTGGTCCGTCAGAAGATGAAGTACATGAGGTTTCTTAGGAAACGCATGAACACTAAGCCTTCTCATGGTCCTATTCATTTCCGTGCTCCGTCCAAGATCTTCTGGCGTACCGTTCGTGGGTTTGTAACCTTATCTCATAGTCTTTTTATAATGTGAATATTGATAATGAAGATCTGAATTAGAGTTTGTTTGTTATGATCCAGATTATGATGTTTTGTGTAGCTTGTTAGAGTTTGTATCAATGGATTGATTTGTGTTTAGGTTTGCTGGTTACTATGTTTTACTTGATTATGATGAATTGGTCAGGTTTTGATCTGTGTTTGTGTATGTTTGGAAACGTAATGGAGATTTTGAAATGTGGTCATTAACAGGATGATTCCACACAAGACCAAGCGTGGTGCTGCTGCTCTTGCCCGTTTGAAGGTTTTTGAGGGAGTCCCACCTCCTTATGACAAGGTCAAGAGAATGGTCATCCCCGATGCTCTCAAGTAAGaaatcttgaatcttttttttttgtatgagttATGTTAGATGACTGTCCAATGTGTTTTGGGCTATctactgattttgtttttttcctttgttcttgattagggttttgaggcTTCAAGCTGGCCACAAGTACTGCTTGTTGGGCCGTCTCTCTTCTGAAGTTGGCTGGAACCATTATGATACCATTAAGGTTTGTTCGCTTCTTCTGTCTGATTATACCTTCCTTTAACATCTAATGAGTTTACTTGAACTAGTATTGTGTATTGAGATcattaattcaaatattttgggGTGTTTTGATCAGTTGCAAAACCGGTTATAGTTTAGGGATTGTTTTGCTATGGAAACTGC comes from Camelina sativa cultivar DH55 chromosome 19, Cs, whole genome shotgun sequence and encodes:
- the LOC104766412 gene encoding 60S ribosomal protein L13a-2 — translated: MVSGSGICSKRVVVDARHHMCGRLASITAKELLNGQSVVVVRCEEICLSGGLVRQKMKYMRFLRKRMNTKPSHGPIHFRAPSKIFWRTVRGMIPHKTKRGAAALARLKVFEGVPPPYDKVKRMVIPDALKVLRLQAGHKYCLLGRLSSEVGWNHYDTIKELETKRKERSQAVYERKKQLTKLRAKAEKVAEEKLGSQLDVLTSIKY